CAAAGGCGAAGCCGAAGGTCTTCAGACCGGCGACGTCATAGGCAATGGTGCCGGCGAGCGCGATAAGGTCTGCCCAGGAAATCTTGTTGCCGTATTTCTTCTTGATCGGCCACAGCAGGCGGCGGCCCTTGTCGGTGTTGACATTGTCAGGCCAGGAATTCAACGGCGCAAAGCGCTGGTTGCCGGTGTTGGCGCCGCCACGACCGTCCGTTACGCGGTAGGAGCCGGCCGCATGCCAGGTAACGCGGGCCATCATGCCCACATAGCTACCCCAGTCGGCCGGCCACCATTCCTGGCTGTCGGTCATCAGGGCGCGCAGATCGGCCTTCAGGGCCTCGACGTCGAGCGTCTTCAGCGCTTCGCGGTAGTTGAAGGAGGTGCCGAGCGGATTGGTCTTGGTGTCGTGCTGATGCAGGATGTCGAGGTTCAGCGCGTTCGGCCACCATTCGGTCACCGATTTACCGGAGGCCGTATTGCCTCCATGCATGACAGGACACTTGCCAGCCGGTTTTGAAGTTGCGTCCATTTCGCCCTCCGATGGGTTTAGCAATTAAACGAAATAATCAATGCGACATGTGCAGCATGTGGGAGCCAGAGCCCAGGCAGGTCATCGCGATGGAAACCGTGCAGCGACGCTGGTGATCTTTCACAGCTACATCCTCTTTCTGTCATGAAGATGACTAACAGCCGGGTTCCATAATTTCCAATTGTATATTCTAAAGGCTGCGATATGCTGAGCTTATGATTGCCCTCTCCATGAAACATCTTCGTTATTTCGACGCTCTGGCCAAGATCGGTCATTTCGGTCGGGCGGCGGAAGCCTGCGCCATTTCCCAGCCGGCACTTTCCTTGCAGATCCGGGAACTCGAGGAATTGATCGGCGCGCCGCTGGTTGAGCGGGGCAGCCGGCAGATCAGGCTCACCGCTCTTGGCGAGGAATTTGCCGAGCGTACCCGTTCAATCCTGCGCTCCGTGGATGAGTTGCAGGATCTGGCGCGGGCGCGGCACGGTCCTCTCAGCGGCCGCCTGCGCATCGGCGTCATTCCAACCGTTGCACCCTATCTTTTACCACAGGTCATCAAGACGCTCACCCGGCATTATCCCGGGCTGGAGGCGCGCCCGCGCGAGGCGGTGACGCAGAAGCTCATCGAAGACCTTCTGGAAGCCCGGCTGGACATGGCGATCGTCGCCCTTCCAGTGTCCGAACCGTCGCTCGAAGAGGTTCCGCTGTTTTCAGAGGAATTCATTCTCGTACGGCCGATGGAAGATGCGGGCATGCCGGTGCCGAGCGCCGACAAACTTGGCGAAATGCGCCTGCTGCTGCTGGAGGAAGGCCATTGCTTCCGCAATCAGGCGCTGTCTTTCTGCAGCACCACCAATGCGCCGCCGCGCGTGCTGATGGAGGGCAGCTCGCTCTCGACGCTGGTGCA
This portion of the Agrobacterium tumefaciens genome encodes:
- a CDS encoding LysR family transcriptional regulator, which produces MIALSMKHLRYFDALAKIGHFGRAAEACAISQPALSLQIRELEELIGAPLVERGSRQIRLTALGEEFAERTRSILRSVDELQDLARARHGPLSGRLRIGVIPTVAPYLLPQVIKTLTRHYPGLEARPREAVTQKLIEDLLEARLDMAIVALPVSEPSLEEVPLFSEEFILVRPMEDAGMPVPSADKLGEMRLLLLEEGHCFRNQALSFCSTTNAPPRVLMEGSSLSTLVQMVGAGIGVTLIPQMAVDMETRQSTVSVFRLAEPRPSRTIGMVWRKSNPLSAQFTHIAEIVRECGLQKLGLSP